CCGAAAAATGTCGGGAGAACGACCGCTCTCCCGCAGCAAAATCCACCCCGAGGAGATAGCTTCCGGCCTTCGGAAAGGTATAGCGCAGAGGGAATCGTGCAGTCTTCTTCATTTCCGGAGTGACCGGTCCGAAATCCTCGGGATGTAGATGCGCAAAGATGCTGAAATCCTCGCTTACGATCACGACATGGAGAAGGCGATCATGATGTACAGTGAGTCCCTGCATAGGCCTTCCCTCATGATCTTTCAGGGAAAGCAGGATCGATACGGGGCTTCCGGCGGTAATGTCCGCGGGCTCTGTTTTAAGGTCGACCGTCGCGTCATCTTGCGACGGGGTATGCATATGCTGCATGTGGTCGGCATAGAGTTGATGGGTCTCTGTCCCGCTCATCCCTGAAAAGGCGACCTCATGGCACATAAGAAAGAACGCGCAGATGACAAGAAAAGCAAACACAATCTTGATGTCTCTATCATGTGGCATGCGAATCCTCCTTGCACGGGAATGGGAGCGCTTCCAACCCTTCGCCACTCCCGATGACATTCTATCACCTCCCTCTTCGACCTTCAACTCGCCTTTTCCATCATCTTCACAACAAACCCGCCCATGCTTTGTGCCGAGGCCTTACCCGATTTTTTTTCGGGCCTTCTCAAAAAGTGCGCTCAACTCCTTCGTCTGTTTGTGGAGGCTCTCGAGAATGCCGGACAATTCCTTATTGCCGAACGATGCCGCCTTTTCCGCCCAGTCCTTATAGGTCTCCGCATGTTCGTCATTATGCTCCTGCCAGTGATCGAGAAGTCTTTTCAGTTTTTCGAACTCGTTCATACGTTTCCTCCGTTCTCATGTTCATGAAAGAAATAATGGGAATGTCTATGCTTATGAGTCTTGTGGCCGTGATGGTGCATGTGCTCATGGATGAGGTTTACCCTGAGCAGGAGATCTTCATCCTTCAAGATCTCTTCGGAGGTGCCGATTCTTTCGATGCAGTGCTCTTCTGACAAGAGAGCGACTCCCGCATGGAGCTCGTCGACCAGGGAAAGGTCATGGGTTGCGATGACCAAGGTCTTGCCGGCTTCGCTCAACGCAAGCATCAGCTCAAAAAGGAAACACTGGGTTCTCGGGTCGAGGCCGTTCGTCGGTTCATCGAGGAGCAGCACCTCGGGGTTCATCGTCAAGACAGAACCGATGGCGACTCTCTTCTTCTCTCCGCCGGAGAGCATGTAGGAGGGCCTCTCTTTCAGATTCTCGATATGCAGCATCTCCATGACCTCATCTGCCCTGTCTAATGCAGTCCTCTCGTTCATTCCTAACTGGAGAGGACCGTAGAGGAGCTCATCAAGGACCGTCGGGCAGAAGAGCTGTATATCTGAATCCTGAAACACATAACCGACCCTCTCCCGAAAAAACCGCAAGAAACCTTTGTCCTTAAGGGTCTGTTCCGTGACCTCATGTCCGCGAAAAAAGAACCTTCCGCTCGACTGCTGTATGAGGCCATTCATGATTTGCAGGAGCGTGGACTTGCCGCTCCCATTCGCACCGATGATGGCAAATCTCTCTCCCTCCCTGATCCCGAGGCTGACATCGCAAACAGCGGGAATCTTGTCGAAGTAACGGTAATGTATGCCTTCCAGGCGCATGATCTCTTCCATGATCACCTCACATCCACAAAAAGAAAACCCCAGCGAGGAATAAAGCGGCCCCGGCAACCCAATCCCCTGTCCGGAGCTTCGCGACACTGGAGATCTTAATGTCATCGGAAAAACCCCTGCCGAGCATCGCCTTGAAGACCTCTTCACACCGCGTCCTCGTCTTTTTCAATAAGAGCGCAAGCCTTCCTGCTATCCACCTTCTCGCCTCGGCGCCATTCACCTGCCCCGCCAATCTGCTCTTCTTTGCAAGGTGCATATCTTCAGCCGTCTTTGCAAACAGGAACATATACTTGTAAGAAAGGGTTATGATCATGAGAAGACTGTCAGGCACCTTCAGCACCTTCAGCGCCTTTATAATCTGGGGAAAAGGAGTCGTGTGGAAGACGAGGAATGAGAGTGCCAGAGAGTTCATGACCCTTGCGGTGAGCATCATGACTCCATACGCCCCCTCCCGGGTAATGCCGATTTCCTGGGGTATCCGGTAAATCCAGAAGCCATAGGGTCTCGAAAGGTGCACGACCGGAACGACGATCTCCCCGTTTGTGATGACGTTGAAAGCCGAGGGAAGGGCGATGAGGAAACCGAAGAAAAAGGCCAAGAGGATGACCCGTTTATAGAAATCGAAGATACTCAAGCGGGACAGCACGACGAGCACAAATACAAAGAGGGCGATCAAGAGTTCCGATCCTATGCCTCTCTTCAGGCTCACGATGACTACGAAAAAGAGAAGGAACAGGACCTTTATCCTCGCATCGATCCTCTGAAAGAAGTTATCCCTCGAAGCGGTCTCCCACTGCACATATCCGGTTCTGATGACATCAGCGAGTTGATACATGCCTTTCTCGAGAAAGGGGATTTTCAGGCGCCCTTTACCCCGCTCGGGTGATCCGGATGAGGGCCTTTCTAAGAGGAATGTGGGGATGTTATTTTTCATTCCTGACTATCAAGCGTGAAATTACGTATATTACGAGACCGACTGCGAGTATCCCGATTATGCCCGAAGCGACGTACGATATAGCCTGAATGGTCATGGAAGCACCGTCACCGCCGAAATTGTAGTCGGAGACCGGGGCCTTCCAGAGATCCGATAATTTCCTTAATCCTTCCGGAACATAGCCGATGAGTTTCTCAAGCTCTTCCGGTCCCCATTCGCCCCATGCGCCTCCAGCCTTGAATCTTTCGGGCAGGATAATTCCAAGCGGGGTCAGGAGCGCAAGAACAAAAAGACCTACCCAGAGTCTCTTCTGAGATTTTGTCATATCATGCTTCCCTTACTGTCAGCGCATAGACCAAATCGGGCTCATGCTTCAGAAAATATTTTAACAACAAGACCGTCACGATACCTTCCACGACACCGAATAAAAGGAGATGTTCTAACGCCATCGCCGGAACAGCGACGGATAAAGGGTAAGGCGCATAGAGGGGTCGTCCGTCAGGGCCAATCGCGATGAGTGGTTGGATACCGAATTCGATCCCCGTGACGATCGCGGCAGCAGAAAGACCGACATACCCGGAAAGAAAGGCCGCAAGAAATACCCTCGCGCCGCGAGTCGAATTGCCTCTTATCAGTTTAAACACGGAGTAAGCTACAAAGGGCATCACCACGGCCATATTGAAACAGTTTGCACCCAGCGCGGTGATCCCTCCGTCACCAAACACAATGGCCTGAACCAACAGGCTGACAGAGACTGCGACGACCGCCGTCCACGGACCCAGGAGGATGGCGATGATGCCTCCGCCGACGGCATGGCCCGTGGTCCCGCCGGGGATAGGGACATTGAACATCATAATGAGAAAGGAAAAGGCCGCCGCCATCGCCAGGTAAGGGATGTGCTTCGTAGAGAGTTCTTTCTTTATCTTTTTGAGAGCGACTGCCCAGAACACAAAGGACGCCCCGTAGAGAGGGACATATGTTTGAGGACTTAAATATCCGTCAGGTATATGCATCAAAACCTCCACGTTATTCCGC
The sequence above is a segment of the Thermodesulfovibrionales bacterium genome. Coding sequences within it:
- the cbiQ gene encoding cobalt ECF transporter T component CbiQ codes for the protein MKNNIPTFLLERPSSGSPERGKGRLKIPFLEKGMYQLADVIRTGYVQWETASRDNFFQRIDARIKVLFLLFFVVIVSLKRGIGSELLIALFVFVLVVLSRLSIFDFYKRVILLAFFFGFLIALPSAFNVITNGEIVVPVVHLSRPYGFWIYRIPQEIGITREGAYGVMMLTARVMNSLALSFLVFHTTPFPQIIKALKVLKVPDSLLMIITLSYKYMFLFAKTAEDMHLAKKSRLAGQVNGAEARRWIAGRLALLLKKTRTRCEEVFKAMLGRGFSDDIKISSVAKLRTGDWVAGAALFLAGVFFLWM
- the cbiM gene encoding cobalt transporter CbiM, with the protein product MHIPDGYLSPQTYVPLYGASFVFWAVALKKIKKELSTKHIPYLAMAAAFSFLIMMFNVPIPGGTTGHAVGGGIIAILLGPWTAVVAVSVSLLVQAIVFGDGGITALGANCFNMAVVMPFVAYSVFKLIRGNSTRGARVFLAAFLSGYVGLSAAAIVTGIEFGIQPLIAIGPDGRPLYAPYPLSVAVPAMALEHLLLFGVVEGIVTVLLLKYFLKHEPDLVYALTVREA
- a CDS encoding ABC transporter ATP-binding protein, producing MEEIMRLEGIHYRYFDKIPAVCDVSLGIREGERFAIIGANGSGKSTLLQIMNGLIQQSSGRFFFRGHEVTEQTLKDKGFLRFFRERVGYVFQDSDIQLFCPTVLDELLYGPLQLGMNERTALDRADEVMEMLHIENLKERPSYMLSGGEKKRVAIGSVLTMNPEVLLLDEPTNGLDPRTQCFLFELMLALSEAGKTLVIATHDLSLVDELHAGVALLSEEHCIERIGTSEEILKDEDLLLRVNLIHEHMHHHGHKTHKHRHSHYFFHEHENGGNV